The region CGTGCTCGACGGGGAGGTCGTCGGCCACATCGCGTTCACGCCCGTTACTCTCGACCCCGCGAGGCCCGGCCTCGACGTGCGTGGGCTTGCTCCGATGGCGGTTCTCCCGCCGCACCAACGTTCCGGCATCGGCGCGGCGCTCGTGCACGCAGGACTCGACGCCTGCCGGCGGGACGGAGCAGATGGGGTCGTCGTGCTCGGCCACCCGGACTACTACCCCCGATTCGGGTTCGAACCCGCCGCTGCCTCCGGCCTCGCGTCGGAGTACGACGTGCCGCCGGAAGCGTTCATGGTGCAGGCGCTGAGGCAGGGTGCGCTCGACGGCGTCGAAGGGCTCGTTCGTTACGACGCGGTCTTCGCATCCTGACGCGACACAGGGACCGGTCGGTTCTGCAGCGGTCCTCACCTCGCCTGTTCTTCGTAGGGTCGCGCGGCCGTGCGACCCTATCTTTTTGCCCATGAGCATCCGCCCGAAGAAGAGCCTCGGCCAGAACTTCCTCCGCGACCCCAACACGATCCGAAAGATCGCGGCGTCGGTGGGGGCGCCGGAGGGCGCAGCGGTCGTCGAGATCGGGCCGGGGACGGGGGCGCTGACGGAGGAACTGCTGCGGCACTACCCCGACCTCACGGCCGTCGAGGTGGACGAGCGGGCGGTCGAGCATCTGCACGAAGCGTTGCCCGCCCTCGACGTGCGGCAGCAGGACGTGCTGGAGACGGATTGGGCGGCGCTCGCCGAAGAGAAGGGGGAGCAGCTGTGGGTCGTCGGCAACCTCCCGTATTACATCACCTCGCCGATTCTTTTCTCGCTCCTCGACGCGCGGCAGCATCTTCGGCGGGCCGTCGTGATGATGCAGAAGGAGGTCGCCGAGCGGCTCGTCGCCGTGCCGAGCACGAAGGCGTACGGGATCCTCAGCGTGCAGACGCAACTGCTGGCGCGGCCGACGCTGCTCTTCGACGTGAGTCGCCACGTCTTCCACCCTGTGCCAAATGTCACGAGTGCCGTCGTCGCCCTCGACTTCGACGCGCCTGAGCCGGGCGTGGATGTGGAGCGACTGCGGCGGACGGTGCGGACGGCGTTCAACCAGCGCCGGAAGACGCTCCGCAACAGCCTCAAGCCCATCACGTCATCGACGGGACACAACGTGCCCGATGCGCTCGCGGGGCGGCGGCCCGAGGCCCTCGAGCCGCACGAGTTCGTCGGGCTGGCGGATGCCATTTTCGGTGGCGACGGCGCGTAGCGGTCCTTCTGCCTCTATCTTCGGGCGCTCTCCGTCTCCGAAGCGGGCGCCGCGTGTGGCGCCCCATCCCCTCGCCGTCCGAACACCGTGGAACCCACTCCCCCCGAGCTAGAGCGCGTCCCCGCGCCCGTCGCCGTCGACGAGGTCTTCGTCGATGACGTGGCGGCGTTGCTCCGGGACGGGCAGCAGGGGATGGTGCTGCTCCTCGTGGCCGAGCTGCACCCGGCCGACGTCGCGCAGCTCCTCCGCCGCCTCCCGCCTGACGCGGCCGACGAGCTCTTCGGCTGGCTTCCCGAGGAGCAGGCCGGCGCGGCGCTCCCCGAGATGGAGAGCGCGCAGCGCTCCGACCTCCTCGACGAGATGGAGACGCACGCGATCGTCTCGCTTCTCGACGAGATCGACACCGACGACGCGGCCGACGTGCTCGCCGACCTCCGCCCCGATGTGGCCGAGCGCGTGCTGCCCCGGCTCGAAGACGCCGACGAGATCGAGGCGCTCCTCCGCTACGAGGACGACACGGCCGGCGGCCTCATGGAGACGGACTACGTCGCCGTTCCCCAGACCGTGACCGTCGCCGAAGCGACGGAGGAGCTGCGCCGCTGTGCCGAGGAGGTGGACCCCGTCTACGTCGTCTACGTCCTCGACGCTGAGGACCGGCTCGTCGGCCTCGTGGACCTCAAGACG is a window of Rhodothermales bacterium DNA encoding:
- the rsmA gene encoding 16S rRNA (adenine(1518)-N(6)/adenine(1519)-N(6))-dimethyltransferase RsmA, with the translated sequence MSIRPKKSLGQNFLRDPNTIRKIAASVGAPEGAAVVEIGPGTGALTEELLRHYPDLTAVEVDERAVEHLHEALPALDVRQQDVLETDWAALAEEKGEQLWVVGNLPYYITSPILFSLLDARQHLRRAVVMMQKEVAERLVAVPSTKAYGILSVQTQLLARPTLLFDVSRHVFHPVPNVTSAVVALDFDAPEPGVDVERLRRTVRTAFNQRRKTLRNSLKPITSSTGHNVPDALAGRRPEALEPHEFVGLADAIFGGDGA
- a CDS encoding N-acetyltransferase, whose protein sequence is MRPDIRPERAEDAAAVRRVNDAAFARPDEADLVDRLRERVPSYLALVAVLDGEVVGHIAFTPVTLDPARPGLDVRGLAPMAVLPPHQRSGIGAALVHAGLDACRRDGADGVVVLGHPDYYPRFGFEPAAASGLASEYDVPPEAFMVQALRQGALDGVEGLVRYDAVFAS